From Falco cherrug isolate bFalChe1 chromosome 4, bFalChe1.pri, whole genome shotgun sequence, one genomic window encodes:
- the WDR82 gene encoding WD repeat-containing protein 82, protein MKLTDNVLRSFRVAKVFRENSDKINCFDFSPNGETVISSSDDDSIVLYDCQEGKPKRTLYSKKYGVDLIRYTHAANTVVYSSNKIDDTIRYLSLHDNKYIRYFPGHTKRVVALSMSPVDDTFISGSLDKTIRLWDLRSPNCQGLMHLQGKPVCSFDPEGLIFAAGVNSEMVKLYDLRSFDKGPFATFKMQYDRTCEWTGLKFSNDGKLILISTNGGFIRLIDAFKGAVLHTFGGYNNSKAVTLEASFTPDSQFIMIGSEDGKIHVWNGESGMKVAVLDGKHTGPITCLQFNPKFMTFASACSNMAFWLPTIDD, encoded by the exons ATGAAGCTGACGGACAACGTGCTGCGGAGCTTCCGCGTGGCTAAAGTCTTCCGCGAGAACTCGGACAAGATCAACTGCTTCGACTTCAGCCCCAACGGCGAGACCGTCATCTCCAGCAGTGACGACGACTCCATCGTTCTCTATGACTGCCAGGAGGGCAA ACCAAAGAGAACACTGTACAGTAAGAAGTATGGAGTGGACCTCATCAGGTACACACATGCTGCCAACACTGTCGTGTACAGCTCCAACAAAATAGATG ataCAATCAGATACCTCTCCCTGCATGACAACAAATACATTCGGTATTTCCCGGGACATACAAAAAG AGTGGTTGCTCTTTCAATGTCTCCAGTGGATGATACTTTTATTTCTGGATCCCTTGATAAGACTATTCGACTTTGGGATCTCCGCTCTCCAAATTGCCAG GGTTTAATGCATCTCCAGGGGAAGCCTGTGTGTTCTTTTGACCCAGAAGGGTTGATTTTTGCGGCTGGAGTAAATTCTGAAATGGTGAAGCTTTATGATCTCCGTTCTTTTGACAAG ggGCCATTTGCTACATTTAAGATGCAGTATGATCGAACATGTGAGTGGACAGGCCTGAAGTTCAGTAACGATGGCAAACTCATCCTCATATCAACTAATGGAGGATTCATTCGACTCATTGATGCCTTTAAAGGAGCTGTCCTTCATACATTTGGG GGTTATAACAATAGTAAGGCTGTCACGCTGGAGGCATCATTCACACCAGACTCTCAGTTCATCATGATAG GTTCGGAGGATGGGAAGATTCATGTTTGGAATGGGGAAAGTGGGAtgaaggtggctgtgctggaTGGGAAACACACAGGTCCTATAACCTGTCTGCAGTTCAATCCAAAATTCATGACGTTTGCTAGTGCATGTTCCAATATG GCCTTTTGGTTGCCAACTATCGACGACTAA